The proteins below come from a single Corylus avellana chromosome ca3, CavTom2PMs-1.0 genomic window:
- the LOC132174268 gene encoding uncharacterized protein LOC132174268 — protein MVETGFHILWQCPTALDVWCMSIVKFQKSHFTGPGFLQVVEGLFSKCDQQEMALFAGLARRIWLRRNDVLHGGSFSHPNVIMQLATRALDVFKNAQGWFKVNWDASLERKAGRMGFGVVIRDPSGRMIGARCMARSGCLALAGAETMAALMAIQQCKELGLTHVHLEGDANVIIDAVNCEVTDRSRMGHIVEDIKVEVQAFSQWQMTFVRRAGNQAAHFLSKYAAKHDLDKLWREPPECIHDIILLEQFALAS, from the exons ATGGTGGAGACTGGGTTCCATATTTTATGGCAGTGCCCGACAGCATTGGATGTGTGGTGTATGAGCATAGTAAAATTTCAGAAGAGCCACTTTACTGGTCCGGGCTTCTTGCAGGTTGTTGAAGGCCTATTTAGCAAGTGTGATCAACAGGAAATGGCTCTTTTTGCTGGGCTTGCCAGACGTATTTGGTTGAGAAGGAACGACGTTCTGCATGGTGGAAGCTTTTCTCATCCAAATGTAATTATGCAGCTGGCTACACGGGCTCTTGATGTTTTTAAGAATGCTCAGG GCTGGTTCAAAGTAAATTGGGATGCCTCGTTGGAAAGGAAGGCTGGTCGTATGGGCTTTGGCGTGGTGATACGTGATCCTAGCGGCAGAATGATAGGAGCACGATGTATGGCTCGTTCGGGGTGTCTTGCTCTGGCGGGGGCAGAAACCATGGCAGCATTGATGGCGATACAACAGTGCAAGGAATTGGGTCTTACTCACGTTCATTTGGAAGGGGATGCAAATGTAATTATTGATGCTGTGAACTGTGAGGTAACTGATAGGAGTCGAATGGGACACATTGTGGAAGACATCAAGGTGGAAGTTCAGGCTTTCTCTCAATGGCAGATGACTTTTGTGCGAAGGGCAGGGAATCAGGCTGCACACTTTCTTTCCAAATATGCTGCAAAGCATGATTTGGATAAACTTTGGCGTGAGCCTCCTGAATGTATCCACGATATTATTTTGCTGGAGCAATTTGCTCTAGCTTCGTGA
- the LOC132174269 gene encoding UDP-glucuronate 4-epimerase 3-like: MPLKAVVWDFSSPKQGDIKVCKSANPQPSIVWASSSSVYGLNSKVPFSEKDRTDQPASLYAATKKAGEEIAHTYNHIYGLSITGLRFFTVYGPWGRPDMAYFFFTKDILKGKPIKIFEAANHGAVARDFTYIDDIVKGCLGALDTAKKSTGRGGKKKGPAQLRVFNLGNTAPVPVTELVSILEKLLKVRAKRLVLPMPRNGDVRFTHANISLAHRQLGYRPTTDLETGLKKFVRWYLDYYVEKKRSAW; this comes from the exons ATGCCCTTGAAAGCTGTTGTTTGGGACTTTTCCTCACCTAAGCAGGGAGACATAA AAGTCTGCAAGTCTGCGAATCCGCAGCCATCGATCGTGTGGGCGTCTTCGAGTTCGGTCTACGGGTTAAATTCCAAGGTACCCTTTTCGGAAAAGGACCGGACTGACCAACCGGCGAGCCTGTACGCGGCAACGAAGAAGGCCGGTGAGGAAATTGCGCACACctataatcatatatatggtCTTTCGATTACTGGGTTGCGGTTTTTCACTGTGTACGGGCCATGGGGTCGGCCGGACATGGCGTATTTCTTCTTCACGAAGGATATTCTGAAGGGGAAGCCAATTAAGATATTCGAGGCAGCTAATCATGGGGCGGTGGCGAGGGATTTCACGTACATTGATGACATTGTGAAGGGGTGCTTGGGGGCGTTGGACACGGCGAAGAAAAGCACTGGGAGGGGTGGGAAGAAGAAGGGTCCGGCGCAATTGAGGGTCTTCAACTTGGGGAATACGGCGCCGGTGCCGGTAACCGAGCTTGTAAGCATATTGGAGAAGCTTCTGAAGGTGAGGGCTAAGAGGCTGGTGTTGCCAATGCCCAGAAATGGGGATGTGAGGTTTACACACGCCAATATAAGTTTGGCGCACAGGCAGCTCGGGTATAGGCCTACCACCGATTTGGAGACGGGGCTCAAGAAGTTCGTGCGGTGGTACCTCGATTACTATGTGGAGAAGAAAAGGAGTGCCTGGTGA
- the LOC132176419 gene encoding uncharacterized protein LOC132176419 — MVVFLKFRSFFCTKESKRLQSLNPFTPLTRFCHFESKPGFNPSDPSLSLAPKIAPNNVGIFWDLDNKPPKSFPPYDAAVKLKVAASSLGVVRYTVAYANHHTFRYVPQVVREQRKERKVLNQLENRGVIKAVEPHLCRVCGRKFYTNEKLVNHFKQIHEREQMKRVNQIESARGTRRVKLVGKYSMKMQKYKNAVRDVLNPKVGYGLADELKRAGFLVRSVSDKPQAVDVALKNHMVDMMDRRRAECMVLVSDDSDFVDVLKEAKLRCLKTVVVGDMNDGALKRVADASFSWTEILMGKAKKEAVSVVGKWRDRDVLKRLEWTYNPEVEKEIYDYEDEVVEDSEDDCEGTVSGVVDDNVHEEDSNVWWQLDSDGDVISSQSLKRLE; from the coding sequence ATGGTTGTATTCCTCAAATTCCGCAGCTTTTTCTGTACAAAAGAATCCAAAAGATTGCAAAGCCTAAACCCATTTACCCCATTGACTAGATTTTGTCACTTTGAGTCGAAACCGGGCTTTAATCCTTCGGACCCATCATTGTCGTTAGCACCGAAAATTGCCCCAAATAATGTCGGAATTTTCTGGGATTTGGACAATAAACCACCGAAATCATTCCCACCATACGACGCCGCTGTCAAGCTGAAGGTTGCGGCGTCTTCTCTTGGGGTTGTTAGATACACGGTGGCCTATGCGAATCACCACACATTCAGGTATGTCCCGCAAGTTGTTAGGGAGCAAAGGAAAGAGAGGAAGGTGTTGAACCAGTTGGAGAATAGGGGTGTGATTAAGGCGGTTGAGCCACATCTTTGTCGAGTTTGTGGAAGGAAGTTTTACACGAATGAGAAGCTTGTGAATCATTTTAAGCAAATTCATGAGCGAGAGCAGATGAAGAGGGTGAATCAGATAGAGTCGGCGAGGGGGACGAGGAGAGTGAAGTTGGTGGGTAAGTATTCCATGAAGATGCAGAAGTATAAGAATGCTGTGAGGGATGTTTTGAACCCGAAGGTGGGGTATGGTTTAGCTGATGAGTTGAAGAGGGCAGGGTTTTTGGTTCGGTCCGTGTCGGATAAGCCACAAGCGGTCGATGTTGCGTTGAAGAATCATATGGTGGATATGATGGATAGGAGGAGAGCTGAGTGTATGGTTCTTGTGTCAGATGATTCGGATTTCGTGGATGTTTTGAAGGAGGCGAAGTTGAGATGTCTCAAGACGGTTGTTGTGGGGGATATGAATGATGGGGCTTTGAAGAGGGTTGCAGATGCCAGTTTTTCATGGACGGAAATTTTGATGGGAAAGGCTAAGAAGGAAGCAGTATCGGTTGTTGGGAAATGGAGGGACCGTGATGTTTTGAAGAGATTGGAGTGGACATACAACCCTGAGGTGGAGAAAGAGATatatgattatgaggatgagGTTGTTGAGGATAGTGAAGATGATTGTGAAGGAACTGTTAGCGGTGTAGTTGATGATAATGTACATGAGGAGGATAGCAATGTTTGGTGGCAGCTGGATTCTGATGGTGATGTTATTTCTTCACAATCACTGAAGAGATTGGAGTAG
- the LOC132176051 gene encoding uncharacterized protein LOC132176051 — MKGAFSAPGDYTYFKSQVPLHKIPIGTKQWRYYDFGPKVVPPLVCLPGTAGTADVYYKQIMSLSMKGYRVISVDIPRVWNHHEWIQVFEKFLDAIDVHHIHLYGTSLGGFLAQLFAQHRPRRVRSLILSNSFLDTRSFSAAMPWAPIVSWTPSFLLKRYVLTGIRDGPHEPFIADSVDFVVSQVETLSRDDLASRLTLTVDAASVGPLLLSDSFITIMDTNDYCAIPQQLKDELSERYPEARRASLKTGGDFPFLSRPDEVNLHLQLHLRRVGVEARPDLVPGVPKGGSGGSPSEENNGKEDPDDPPKDDGEHSEGPSADSQLHPAPESSESHSLDDQLLSNARDCHFVDEDMMVLFLTHVWEIFFLHFLPLYLGSLYITLNCRWKVRQVV, encoded by the exons ATGAAAGGCGCATTTTCGGCGCCCGGAGACTACACCTACTTCAAGTCTCAGGTCCCTCTCCACAAGATCCCC aTTGGCACAAAGCAGTGGCGATATTATGATTTTGGTCCAAAAGTGGTACCTCCTCTTGTTTGTCTTCCTGGAACAGCAGGGACAGCAGATGTATACTACAAACAGATCATGTCATTGTCCATGAAG GGTTACCGTGTGATTTCTGTTGATATTCCACGGGTATGGAATCATCACGAGTGGATTCAAGTATTCGAAAAGTTCTTGGATGCTATCGATGTTCATCAT ATACATCTATATGGTACATCGCTTGGGGGATTCTTAGCACAACTTTTTGCTCAGCATCGCCCAAGGCGGGTTCGGTCATTGATACTATCAAATTCTTTTCTGGATACACGCAGTTTCTCTGCTGCAATGCCATGGGCTCCCAT TGTTAGTTGGACCCCTTCTTTTTTGCTGAAACGATACGTCTTAACAGGAATTCGTGATGGTCCCCATGAACCATTCATTGCAGATTCTGTGGACTTCGTTGTTTCTCAG GTTGAAACACTCTCGAGGGATGACTTGGCCTCCAGGTTAACTTTGACAGTTGATGCTGCTTCAGTTGGACCATTGCTGCTTTCTGATTCGTTTATCACTATAATGGAT ACAAATGATTACTGTGCAATTCCTCAACAACTCAAGGATGAACTGAGTGAGAGGTATCCCGAAGCAAGACGAGCATCCTTGAAAACTGGGGGagattttccatttctttcaCGTCCAGATGAAGTTAACTTACATCTTCAG CTACACCTGAGGCGGGTTGGCGTAGAAGCTCGGCCAGACTTGGTCCCAGGTGTCCCAAAGGGAGGTAGTGGTGGAAGTCCTAGTGAAGAGAATAATGGAAAAGAAGATCCTGATGACCCTCCCAAGGATGATGGGGAACACTCTGAAGGGCCATCCGCAGATAGTCAGCTGCATCCAGCTCCAGAAAGTTCAGAATCTCATAGCTTAGATGACCAGCTCCTCAGCAATGCAAGAGATTGCCACTTCGTTGATGAAGATATGATGGTGCTTTTCTTAACTCATGTATGGGAGATTTTCTTTCtacattttcttcctctttatttGGGATCATTGTATATTACTTTGAACTGTCGTTGGAAAGTCAGACAAGTTGTGTAA